A genomic stretch from Aedes albopictus strain Foshan chromosome 2, AalbF5, whole genome shotgun sequence includes:
- the LOC115266680 gene encoding uncharacterized protein LOC115266680, whose translation MAQVPPNKLTELRSIVDATPANDKYAYIKTKLIAYFADSQQRRLQRVLTDMPLGDLKPSQLFNEMKRVAGSSLGEAVLLELWATRLPPHAQAAVIASRGDAADKITIADAIVDSMVLRKINALDSNVQNSAMAATKPAEVAAIDPIQDLKREIAELSRRLEKMLPIQKSVRGHSRSRSRGGEKRSANRERDSSSGPCWYHRTFGNDARRCRKPCSTSQQASSNQK comes from the coding sequence ATGGCACAGGTTCCTCCAAACAAGCTGACCGAGCTGCGGTCGATTGTCGATGCCACTCCAGCGAACGATAAGTACGCCTACATCAAAACCAAGCTGATCGCGTACTTTGCCGACAGCCAGCAGCGGCGTCTTCAACGTGTGCTGACCGATATGCCTCTGGGGGACCTCAAGCCAAGCCAGCTCTTCAACGAGATGAAGCGCGTAGCTGGAAGCTCCCTCGGAGAAGCGGTGCTGCTCGAACTTTGGGCAACCAGATTGCCTCCACATGCCCAAGCAGCAGTGATCGCATCGAGAGGCGACGCGGCGGACAAAATCACCATCGCCGACGCCATTGTAGATTCGATGGTTCTGCGAAAGATCAACGCCCTGGACAGCAACGTGCAAAATTCAGCGATGGCGGCAACGAAACCCGCAGAAGTTGCAGCCATTGATCCAATCCAGGATCTGAAGCGGGAAATCGCCGAGCTCTCGCGGCGGCTCGAAAAGATGCTGCCTATCCAGAAAAGTGTTCGTGGTCATTCCCGTTCCCGTTCTCGTGGAGGTGAGAAGCGAAGTGCCAATCGCGAGAGGGATTCATCGTCCGGCCCATGCTGGTACCATCGAACATTCGGGAACGATGCCCGAAGATGCCGGAAGCCCTGCTCTACAAGCCAGCAGGCCTCATCGAACCAGAAATGA